TGATGTCCCAGTTGCAGCCGCTCTCGTCCTCCACGGTCTCGTGGAAGCCGGTCGGAATCCAGCCGGCCGTGGCCGGGTTCGCATCGAGCGCCTTGACGACCAGTGCCAGCAGTTCCTGCTCGGTTTTGATTTCACGCGACATGACGGTCTCCATCGTCCTATGCGCGGTGCCGCCGCGCGCGGCTTTTGCTCCGGGCTCCAGAAGGCGGCGAACGGGTGGCCCGCCGCCGCGGTTCATCGAGCGGGAACTGATGGACGGAATACTCGCACTCTTTGCCCTACAATGCGCAGCATCATGCCCGCCAACCGCCTCCATCTTCTCCTGCCCTTCGCGCTGCCCGCCGCAGCGGACGCTGCCACCGCCCTTCACGACATCCGCAGCCCGGCCCTCGACCGGCTGATCGCGCGCGCGACGCTGGTGGAGCGCGTGATCGGCGAAGACTTTCAGCGCACGCTGCCACACGAGCGCTGGGTGGCACGCCAGTTCGGCGCGCTGCCGAGCGGCGCCGCGGCCGCCGACGAAGCGCCGCTCGCGCCGTACATGCTGCGCGCCGACGGCGGCGAACCCGGCACCGCGACATGGGCCTGCGTGCAGCCGGTGCATGTGCGCATCGCGCACGACCATCTGGTGCTGATCGATCCGGCCTCGCTCGACCTGTCCGACCAAGAAGCCAGCGCGCTGCTCGCCGTCGCGCGGCCGCTGATCGAAGAACTCGGCGTGCGCATCGAAGCGCCGCGTCCGGTGCGCTGGTATCTGTCAGGCGAAGGGTTCGGCACGCTGGCCGGCGCGTCGCCGTTGCGCGCAAGCGGGCGCAACATCGAAATCTGGCTGCCGCACGAGGCGCATTCCGGCGAGCGTTCGCGCGCCTGGATGAAACTGCAGAATGAAGTACAGATGGCGTGGTTCGAGCATCCGGTCAATGAAGCGCGCGAGGCGCGCGGCCTGCCGGCCGTCAACTCGATCTGGTTTCACGCGCAAGGCGCGGCGCAGCCCGTGCACAGTCCGTTTGCACGGGTGTTCTCCGACGCGGCGGCAACGCGCGGCCTCGCAATGACCGCCGGCGTGCCGGTCGCCTCGCCACCGGGCTCGTTCAGCGCGCGGTCGTCGCTTCCGGGTGACGCCAACGGCAACCCCAAGACCAGCACGAGCACCACACTGGTCGAACTCGATCCGTTCTCCGCGCCCTACATCGAGCAGGACTGGGCGCGCTGGAACGACGCCTTCGCCGCCTTGCAGACGGACTGGTTCGAACCGGCGCTCGCCGCGCTGCAATCCGGTCAGCTCGACGAACTCGGCCTCACCTTGTGCGGCGACACCGGCTCGGTCACGCTCTCGGTCACGCGCGGCGACCTGCGCAAATTCTGGCGGCGGCGGGTGCTCGCTTCGCTCTTCATCGAATGAATGACTGAATGACCCAACGAATGATCCACGGCCTTTCCGTATGACCCGAATCGTTACGCGCGCCGCGTCCCCCGTCGACGCCGAAATCCTCACCCGCCACGGCCTGCATCCGGTGCTCGCGCGCCTCTACGCGGCGCGCGGCGTGTGCATGCCCGACGAAATCGAAACCGGCCTCGCGCGGCTCGTGCCGCCCGTCGCGCTCAAGGGTTGCGAAGACGCCGCCGCCCTGCTCGCCGACGCAATCCAGAGCAAACGCCGCATGCTGGTGGTCGCCGACTACGATTGCGACGGCGCCACCGCCTGCGCGGTCGCCGTGCGTGGCCTGCGCATGTTCGGCGGCCGGATCGAGTATCTGGTGCCGAACCGTTTCGAGTACGGCTATGGCCTGACGCCGGAGATCGTCGCGCTGGCCGCCCGCAACGCGGCGGGCAAGCCGGATCTGCTGATCACCGTGGATAACGGCATTGCCAGCGTGGACGGCGTGCAAGCGGCCAACGCGCTCGGCATCGACGTGCTGGTTACCGATCACCACCTGCCCGGCGACGAACTGCCGCCCGCCCGCGCGATCGTCAATCCGAACCAGCCGGGCTGCACGTTCCCGAGCAAATGCATCGCGGGCGTCGGCGTGATGTTTTACGTGCTGCTCGCGTTGCGCGCAGAATTGCGCCGCCGTGGCGCGTTCAACGATAACTTTCCCGAGCCGCGCCTCGACGGCCTGCTCGATCTGGTCGCGCTCGGTACGGTCGCGGACGTGGTCAAGCTCGACGGCAACAACCGCGTGCTGGTCGCGCAGGGTCTGCAGCGCATCCGCAAAGGCAAGATGCAGCCGGGCATCGCCGCGCTGTTTCGCGCCGCCGCGCGCGACGCCCGCAGCGCGTCGGGCTTCGATCTCGGCTTCGCGCTCGGGCCGCGCCTGAACGCGGCGGGCCGGCTGTCGGACATGTCGCTCGGGATCGAATGCCTGACTACCGACGACATCGGCCGCGCGTGGGATCTCGCGCAGCAACTCGACACGATGAACCGCGAACGCCGCGAAATCGAAGCCGGCATGCAGCAGCAGGCGCTCGACGACCTCTCGGCGATCGACCCCGACGGCACCACCACCATCACGCTGTTCAATCCCGACTGGCATCAGGGCGTGATCGGCATCGTGGCGGGGCGGCTGAAAGAGAAATTCCACCGGCCCTCGTTCACCTTCGCGCTCGCCGACGACAGCGGCCAGACCGTCAAAGGCTCGGGCCGCTCGATCGCGGGCTTCCATCTGCGCGACGCGCTCGATCTGATCTCGAAGCGCGAGCCGGGCCTGATCGTCAAGTTCGGCGGCCACGCAATGGCCGCGGGCCTCACGCTCGCCGCCGCCGACGTGCCGCGCTTCACCGCCGCGTTCGAAGCGGTCGGCCGCGAATGGCTGTCCGAAGAAGCGCTCTCGCGCACGGTGGAAACCGACGGCGAACTCGAAGACGCCTACTTCACGCCGCAATTCGTCGAAATGCTCGACGCGGCCGTGTGGGGCCAAGGCTTTCCGGCGCCGGTGTTTTCGGGCGAATTCGACATCGTCTCGCAGGCGCTGGTGAAGGACAAACACCTGAAGCTGCAACTCGTGCGCGGCCGCCAGCGCTTCAACGCGATCTGGTTCAATCACACCGACACCCTGCCCGCCCGCACCACGGTCGCCTACCGCCTCGCGAGCGACACGTGGAACGGCGTGTCGCGCGTGCAACTGATCGTTGAGCACGCGGCTAGCTGAAGTGGTGGACTAGTGGTGGACTGACGCCGTTCAGCCCGGCAAGGTCCGGCGTAGCGGAAACGTCAGAAATCTCCGCAAAATCAACCCCAAACACGCGCCGGATCGCTCAAGAGCCGCCGGCGCGCCGCGCCGATCGGCTATAATTTCCCCTTTTTACGAAGCTAAAAGATCGACATGGAAGCGGAACGTCTCAACGCGATCGAAGCCTCACTGGCGGACCTGCGCACTCGCGCGGACTCGCTACGGGGGTATCTTTGACTACGACGACAAAGCACTGCGTCTAATCGAAGTCAACCGGGAACTCGAAGACCCGGACGTTTGGAACGACTCGAAGCACGCTCAGGCACTAGGCCGGGAAAAGAAGCTGCTCGACGACACGGTCGGCAAACTCACGTCGCTCGACAACGACCTGCGCGACGCGCAGGATCTGTTCGACATGGCCCGCGAAGAAGGCGACGAGGCAACCCTCCTCGCCTGCGAATCCGACGCGCAAGGCATCGAACAACGTGTCGCCGACATGGAATTCCGCCGCATGTTCTCGAACCCGGCGGATCCGAACAATGCCTTCCTGGACATCCAGGCCGGCGCCGGCGGCACCGAGGCGTGCGACTGGGCGGCCATGCTGCTGCGCCAATACCTGCGCTACTGCGAGCGCAAGGGCTTCAAGACCGAAGTGCTCGAACAGACCGACGGCGACGTCGCGGGCATCAAGAACGCCACGATCAAGATCGAAGGCGAATACGCGTACGGCTTTCTGCGCACCGAAACCGGCGTGCACCGCCTCGTGCGCAAGTCGCCGTTCGACTCGTCGGGCGGTCGTCACACGTCGTTCTCCTCGGTGTTCGTGTACCCGGAAATCGACGATTCGATCGAAGTGGACATCAATCCGGCCGATCTGCGGATCGACACGTACCGCGCGTCCGGCGCGGGCGGTCAGCACATCAACAAGACCGATTCGGCCGTGCGTATCACGCACATGCCGTCGGGCATCGTCGTGCAGTGCCAGAACGACCGTTCGCAGCACCGCAACCGCGCCGAAGCGATGGCCATGCTGAAATCGCGCCTGTACGAAGCGGAAATCCGCAAGCGTCAGGAAGAGCAGGACAAGCTGGAAGCCGGCAAGACCGATGTGGGCTGGGGTCATCAGATCCGCTCGTACGTGCTGGACAACAGCCGTATCAAGGATCTGCGCACCAATGTCGAAATCAGCAATACCAAGAGCGTGCTCGACGGCGACCTCGATCCGTTCATCAGCGCCAGCCTGAAACAGGGCGTCTAAGCGCAACCGGCGCGGCCTGCCCTTGCAACGCCGCGCCGTATCTTCGCTGCTTCTTCGTTTTTGTTCGCTGTTTCTTTACACCGCCTGAGGTTTTTACTGACTGGCCACCCGCATGCGAGCCACTCCCGTGCGGGCCACCGAATACCAAATCATCATGACCGAACCGACCCAGCCTAGTGCGGCCCAGCCGAACGCCGTGCCCGAGGTGGACGACAACAAGATCATTGCCGAGCGCCGCGAAAAGCTGCGCGAACTGCGTGAGCACGGCGTTGCCTATCCGAACGATTTCCGCCCCACGCATCACGCCGAAGATCTGCAAGCGCAATACGAGCACTCCGACAAGGAAGCGCTCGAAGCGAATCCGCTCGAAGTCGCGATTGCCGGCCGCATGATGCTCAAGCGCGTCATGGGCAAGGCGAGCTTTGCGACCGTGCGCGACGGCTCGGGTCAGATCCAGTTCTTCATCACGCCGGCCGACGTCGGTCAGGAAACGTACGACGCCTTCAAGAAGTGGGACATGGGCGACATCGTCGCGGCGCGCGGCGTGCTGTTCCGCACCAACAAGGGCGAGCTCTCGGTGCGCTGCACCGAACTGCGCCTGCTGTCGAAGTCGCTGCGGCCGCTGCCGGACAAATTCCACGGCCTGTCCGACCAGGAAATGAAGTATCGCCAGCGCTATGTCGATCTGATCGTCACGCCGGAAACGCGCAAGACCTTCGTCGCGCGCACCAGGGCGATTTCGTCGATCCGCAAGTTCATGGCGGACGCCGACTTCATGGAAGTCGAAACGCCCATGCTGCACCCGATCCCGGGCGGTGCGGCGGCCAAGCCGTTCACCACGCACCACAACGCGCTCGACATGCAGATGTTCCTGCGCATCGCGCCGGAGCTGTATCTGAAGCGTCTGGTGGTCGGTGGCTTTGAGCGCGTGTTCGAGATCAACCGTAACTTCCGCAATGAGGGCGTGTCCGTGCGCCACAATCCGGAATTCACGATGATCGAGTTCTACGCGGCGTACACCGACTACAAGTGGCTGATGGATTTCACCGAACAGTTGATCCGCCAGGCCGCAATCGACGCGCTGGGCACGGCCACCATCACGTATCAAGGCCGCGAACTGGATCTGGCCAAGCCGTTCCATCGCCTCACGATCACGCAGGCGATCCAGAAGTACGCACCGCAATACACGAACGAGCAACTCGCAGACAGCGCTTTCCTGCGCACCGAACTGAAGAAGTTCGGCGTGGATGCATCGCAGCCGCAGTTCCTGAACGCGGGCGTCGGTGCGCTGCAATTGGCGCTGTTCGAGGAAACCGCCGAGTCGCAATTGTGGGAGCCGACCTACATCATCGACTATCCGATCGAGGTGTCGCCGCTCGCGCGCGCGTCGGACAAGGTCGACGGCATCACGGAGCGTTTCGAACTGTTCATCACCGGCCGTGAAATCGCCAACGGCTTCTCGGAGCTGAACGATCCGGAAGACCAGGCTGCCCGCTTCAGGAAGCAGGTCGACCAGAAAGATGCCGGCGACGAAGAAGCCATGTTCTACGACGCGGACTACATTCGCGCGCTCGAATACGGCATGCCGCCGGCCGGCGGTTGCGGTATCGGCATCGACCGTTTGGTCATGTTGCTGACCGATAGTCCGAGCATTCGCGACGTGATTCTGTTCCCGCATCTGCGCCGCGAAGACTGATCGCAGCGCGGTACAACACAAGCAAAACGCCCGGTTCGTGCCGGGCGTTTTTCGTGGTATCGCGCAAAAAGTCATCTGGCGCTGACGGTTTGTAACTATCGGTAAAAAGTGCATACTGCGCGAGGATTCGGACGTGCGGCGCACTATGCAGGCACTTGCCTTGGACGCGGCGCCTGCATGATGATTGCCCGGATATCGTTACAAATTGAAACCCTTGCAGGATCGATTTGCCAGACACTTTGTCTATTAAAAGTCGACTCTGCTAAAGACGGAGGCCAAAAATGGACAATCCAAACACGCAACCCACCACGCAATCTCCACAGCCCGCGCAACCACGCCGGCTTCACCCGCTCGTCGCAACCGCCGCCGGTGCAGTGATCATCGCGAGCCTGGTCGCCACGGCGGCCGTAACGGGCCTGTTTCCGAAGGCATCCAGCAACGGCGCGCAAAGCGATCAGACGCAAGCGGCGCAAGTGGCCACACAAGGCACGCAGCCGGGCGTGGTCGATTCAGCGGCACCGGCCAACCTGAGCGCGCAGCAGGCCGCCCAGCAGCAGGCCGCGCAACAGCCGCAACCGGCACCCGCACCCACTCCGGCGCCCGCGCAACAGCAATACGCGCAGCAACAACAGGCGCAGCCAGCCCCGCAGCCGGCTCCTGACTACGCCCAGCAACAGCCCGCACGACCCGCCTACTGCTCGACGTGCGGCACGGTCGAAGCCATCTCGGCGGTACGCCAGGAAGGTCATGGCACGGGTATCGGCGCGGTCGGCGGCGCGGTGGCCGGCGGTGTGGTCGGCAACCAGTTCGGCAGCGGCGGCGGCCGCACCGCGATGACCATTCTCGGCGCGCTCGGCGGCGGCCTTGCCGGCAACTCGGTCGAAAAACATATTCGCAGCACGACGTCGTACTCGGTGCGCGTGCGGATGGAGAACGGCAAGATGCGTTACTTCACTTACCATGAAGCGCCGCCGTTCCAGCAAGGTCAGCGCGTGCGTGTGGAGAACGGCACGCTCGTGGCAAGCTGAGAGCAGGTGTAGGCACCGGCAAACGGCGTTTCCAGCCGGCGTAAAGAAAAAGGCGACCTCAATTCGAGTCGCCTTTTTCTTTGTCGCAACCCCAGCAGCGCACGCAAACCGCTGACCGGCGTCGAAGCCTCAGAGACGCTCAATAATCCGCGTCTTCAATCCATGCAGCCTGAATCGCCTCGAGGATCTTTTCGTTCGACCGGTTAGGATCGTCGTCGAATCCTTCCAGTTCGGTCACCCAACGGTGCAAGTCGGTGAAACGCACCTGTTGCGGATCGATGTCCTGGTGCTTGTCAGTCAGGGCCATCGCGATGTCTTGCGTATCGGTCCACTTCATGGCTGCATCCTCCTGTTAGTGGTTTTCCTTCGCGTGATTGATCGAGTAGCGAGGGATTTCGACAACCAGATCCTGCTCGGCCGGCACCAAGGCCTGGCATGACAGGCGCGAGGTGGGTTCGAGGCCCCACGCCTTGTCCAACAGATCGTCCTCGTCTTCCTCGGATGGCGTCAAGGCGGCGAAACCCTCACGCACGATCACGTGACAGGTCGTGCACGCGCAGGACTTCTCGCACGCGTGCTCGATTTCAATGCCGTGTTCGAGCAGGCTGTCGCAGATGCTCTTGCCGGGCACGGCATCGATCACCGCGCCTTCCGGGCACAGTTCGACGTGAGGCAGCACAACGATTTGAGGCATACATTTTCCGTTTGGGTCGGTGGCACGGCGGCCGCAAACAGGCTCCGTACCATTTTACTGGCGCCGCGAGGACTTTTTAAGTCCACGCGGCGCGGTTCGGTTTCTTCGGCGGCGGCACGAGGCGGCCCGCCGGCCGCTGCCGCAACGCTCAGATCTCGTCGAGCTTGCGGCCGGCGAGCGCACGGCGAATGCCCTTGTTCATGCGACGGGCGGCGAATTCGTCGGTGCCTTCGGCGACAGTTTTGGTAGCGGCTTCGATCGCATCGACGTCGTCGCTTTGCGCGACGTTGCGCAATGCATCGAGCAGCTTGTCGAGCTCGGCGCGCTCGCTGTCGTCGAGCAGTTCGGCGTCGGCGGCGAGCGCGGCGTCGGTGGCTTCCACGAGACGCTGTGCTTCGACTTGCGCTTCGCGCAGCGCGCGCGCCCGCATGTCGATTTCAGCGGTCGAGAAACTGTCTTCGAGCATTCTGGCGATGTCGTCGTCGGCGAGGCCGTAGGACGGCTTGACCACCACCGACGCTTCCACCCCCGAGCCCTGCTCGCGCGCAAACACGGACAGCAGCCCGTCCGCATCTACCTGGTAGGTCACGCGGATACGCGCCGCGCCGGCAGCCATCGGCGGAATGCCGCGCAGCTCGAAACGCGCGAGCGAGCGGCAGTCGCTGACGAGCTCGCGCTCGCCCTGCACGACGTGGATCGCCATCGCCGTCTGGCCGTCCTTGAAGGTGGTGAAATCCTGCGCGCGCGCGACCGGAATCGTCGAATTGCGCGGGATGATCTTCTCGGTCAGACCGCCCATCGTCTCGACGCCGAGCGACAGCGGGATCACGTCGAGCAGCAGCCAGTCGTCGCCGTCCGCGCCGCGATTGCCCGCGAGCAGATCGGCCTGGATCGCCGCGCCGAGCGCGACCACCTGATCAGGATCGAGATTGATCAGCGGCGGCTGGCCGAAGAACGATTCGACCGCGCGGCGAATCACCGGCATGCGCGTCGCGCCGCCCACCAATACCACGCCCTTGATTTCCTTTGTCGTGACCTTGGCGTCGCGCAGCGCCTTTTTCGTGGGGCCGAGCGTGCGCTGAACCAGCGCTTGTGTGATGGCCTCGAAAGTGGCCTCACCGATTGTCAGATCGATCTCAGTGCCGTTCGAGAGCGTGGTCTGCAGCCTTGCACTCGGCGCATCCGACAACGCCTCCTTGGCCACGCGCACGCTGTCCAGCAGCAGGCGCACGTCTTCCGGTGCGAGCGTTTGCGGTGCAATGCCCACCTGCTCCAGCACGTGGCGATATAACGCGTGATCGAAGTCGTCGCCGCCGAGCGCGGAATCGCCGCCGGCTGCGAGCACTTCGAATACGCCTTTGGTGAGCTTGAGAATCGACAGGTCGAAGGTGCCGCCGCCCAGGTCGTACACGGCGTACAGACCCTCGGAACCGTTATCGAGGCCATACGCAATCGCGGCCGCGGTCGGTTCGTTCAGCAGGCGCAGCACATTCAGACCCGCCAGACGCGCGGCGTCTTTGGTGGCCTGGCGCTGGGCTTCGTCGAAGTAAGCCGGCACCGTGATGACCGCGCCGACGAGTTCGTCGCCGAGCGTGTCTTCCGCGCGCTGGCGCAGCGTGGCGAGAATTTCGGCCGACACTTCGACCGGGCTCTTCACGCCGTCGACGGTACGGATCTGCACCATGCCGGGTGCATCGATAAAATCGTACGGCGCGTTTTCGGCGCCCTCCACTTCCGCCTTGCCACGGCCCATGAAGCGCTTGACCGAGACGATCGTGTTGCGCGGATCGCTCGCCGCCTCGGCCTTGGCCGTGCGGCCGATACGGCGGCCACCCTTTTCGAGGTAGCGCACCACCGACGGCAGCAGCGCATGGCCCTCTTCGTCGGGCAGCACGTCGGGCACGCCGCTGCGTACGGCTGCGACGAGGGAATTGGTGGTGCCGAGATCGATGCCGACCGCCAGACGCCGCTGGTGGGGCGCCGGCGCCATGCCGGGTTCGGAGATTTGCAGTAGGGCCATCTGGATCTTCTCGGAGCCGCTCGGCCCCGTCCTGAATTTTCGCGTTGCTGGATGTAATGCTACGGCGCTTCGGTTCGCTTCTGGTCGCCATCGCCGCGCTGATGCCGGCGATTTACGATGCACAGCGGGCGCACAGCGCGCTCGGGTTCGCTAGTTTTCGAGCCGCTCGATCTGCGTGCCGATTTCCGACGCCACCCGCTCGATGAACATCAACTGCCGCACCGCCTCGCCCGCCGCCTGGTTCGCGCCGCTGTCGAGCAAGGCGCCGAGCTTGTCGAAACGCATGCGCTCTTCGTCGCGCAGTTCGGTGAGC
This genomic stretch from Paraburkholderia dioscoreae harbors:
- the recJ gene encoding single-stranded-DNA-specific exonuclease RecJ — translated: MTRIVTRAASPVDAEILTRHGLHPVLARLYAARGVCMPDEIETGLARLVPPVALKGCEDAAALLADAIQSKRRMLVVADYDCDGATACAVAVRGLRMFGGRIEYLVPNRFEYGYGLTPEIVALAARNAAGKPDLLITVDNGIASVDGVQAANALGIDVLVTDHHLPGDELPPARAIVNPNQPGCTFPSKCIAGVGVMFYVLLALRAELRRRGAFNDNFPEPRLDGLLDLVALGTVADVVKLDGNNRVLVAQGLQRIRKGKMQPGIAALFRAAARDARSASGFDLGFALGPRLNAAGRLSDMSLGIECLTTDDIGRAWDLAQQLDTMNRERREIEAGMQQQALDDLSAIDPDGTTTITLFNPDWHQGVIGIVAGRLKEKFHRPSFTFALADDSGQTVKGSGRSIAGFHLRDALDLISKREPGLIVKFGGHAMAAGLTLAAADVPRFTAAFEAVGREWLSEEALSRTVETDGELEDAYFTPQFVEMLDAAVWGQGFPAPVFSGEFDIVSQALVKDKHLKLQLVRGRQRFNAIWFNHTDTLPARTTVAYRLASDTWNGVSRVQLIVEHAAS
- the prfB gene encoding peptide chain release factor 2 (programmed frameshift); the protein is MEAERLNAIEASLADLRTRADSLRGYLDYDDKALRLIEVNRELEDPDVWNDSKHAQALGREKKLLDDTVGKLTSLDNDLRDAQDLFDMAREEGDEATLLACESDAQGIEQRVADMEFRRMFSNPADPNNAFLDIQAGAGGTEACDWAAMLLRQYLRYCERKGFKTEVLEQTDGDVAGIKNATIKIEGEYAYGFLRTETGVHRLVRKSPFDSSGGRHTSFSSVFVYPEIDDSIEVDINPADLRIDTYRASGAGGQHINKTDSAVRITHMPSGIVVQCQNDRSQHRNRAEAMAMLKSRLYEAEIRKRQEEQDKLEAGKTDVGWGHQIRSYVLDNSRIKDLRTNVEISNTKSVLDGDLDPFISASLKQGV
- the lysS gene encoding lysine--tRNA ligase, with the translated sequence MTEPTQPSAAQPNAVPEVDDNKIIAERREKLRELREHGVAYPNDFRPTHHAEDLQAQYEHSDKEALEANPLEVAIAGRMMLKRVMGKASFATVRDGSGQIQFFITPADVGQETYDAFKKWDMGDIVAARGVLFRTNKGELSVRCTELRLLSKSLRPLPDKFHGLSDQEMKYRQRYVDLIVTPETRKTFVARTRAISSIRKFMADADFMEVETPMLHPIPGGAAAKPFTTHHNALDMQMFLRIAPELYLKRLVVGGFERVFEINRNFRNEGVSVRHNPEFTMIEFYAAYTDYKWLMDFTEQLIRQAAIDALGTATITYQGRELDLAKPFHRLTITQAIQKYAPQYTNEQLADSAFLRTELKKFGVDASQPQFLNAGVGALQLALFEETAESQLWEPTYIIDYPIEVSPLARASDKVDGITERFELFITGREIANGFSELNDPEDQAARFRKQVDQKDAGDEEAMFYDADYIRALEYGMPPAGGCGIGIDRLVMLLTDSPSIRDVILFPHLRRED
- a CDS encoding glycine zipper 2TM domain-containing protein; translation: MDNPNTQPTTQSPQPAQPRRLHPLVATAAGAVIIASLVATAAVTGLFPKASSNGAQSDQTQAAQVATQGTQPGVVDSAAPANLSAQQAAQQQAAQQPQPAPAPTPAPAQQQYAQQQQAQPAPQPAPDYAQQQPARPAYCSTCGTVEAISAVRQEGHGTGIGAVGGAVAGGVVGNQFGSGGGRTAMTILGALGGGLAGNSVEKHIRSTTSYSVRVRMENGKMRYFTYHEAPPFQQGQRVRVENGTLVAS
- the iscX gene encoding Fe-S cluster assembly protein IscX; translated protein: MKWTDTQDIAMALTDKHQDIDPQQVRFTDLHRWVTELEGFDDDPNRSNEKILEAIQAAWIEDADY
- the fdx gene encoding ISC system 2Fe-2S type ferredoxin is translated as MPQIVVLPHVELCPEGAVIDAVPGKSICDSLLEHGIEIEHACEKSCACTTCHVIVREGFAALTPSEEDEDDLLDKAWGLEPTSRLSCQALVPAEQDLVVEIPRYSINHAKENH
- the hscA gene encoding Fe-S protein assembly chaperone HscA, with product MALLQISEPGMAPAPHQRRLAVGIDLGTTNSLVAAVRSGVPDVLPDEEGHALLPSVVRYLEKGGRRIGRTAKAEAASDPRNTIVSVKRFMGRGKAEVEGAENAPYDFIDAPGMVQIRTVDGVKSPVEVSAEILATLRQRAEDTLGDELVGAVITVPAYFDEAQRQATKDAARLAGLNVLRLLNEPTAAAIAYGLDNGSEGLYAVYDLGGGTFDLSILKLTKGVFEVLAAGGDSALGGDDFDHALYRHVLEQVGIAPQTLAPEDVRLLLDSVRVAKEALSDAPSARLQTTLSNGTEIDLTIGEATFEAITQALVQRTLGPTKKALRDAKVTTKEIKGVVLVGGATRMPVIRRAVESFFGQPPLINLDPDQVVALGAAIQADLLAGNRGADGDDWLLLDVIPLSLGVETMGGLTEKIIPRNSTIPVARAQDFTTFKDGQTAMAIHVVQGERELVSDCRSLARFELRGIPPMAAGAARIRVTYQVDADGLLSVFAREQGSGVEASVVVKPSYGLADDDIARMLEDSFSTAEIDMRARALREAQVEAQRLVEATDAALAADAELLDDSERAELDKLLDALRNVAQSDDVDAIEAATKTVAEGTDEFAARRMNKGIRRALAGRKLDEI